CCGCGCATATACCCGGCAGCATAATGGCCAAATCGGTGGTTGTTCACCACGAGCTCGGCTATGCGCTGGCCGTGGTTCCCAGCACGCACAGGATCGAACTCGGCACATTGCAAGACGTCATGGACAAGCGTCTCGGGCTCGCCTCCGAAGACGAGGTGATTTCGCTCTTCGGCGATTGCGACACCGGTGCCATCCCGCCGATCGGCGCAGCCTACGACGTGCCGGTGATTGTCGATGAGAGCCTTGGCGATGCCGCCGACATCTACTTCGAAGGCGGCGACCACAGAACGCTGGTGCATGTCAGCGGCAAGGATTTCCGCAACCTGACCATGGGCGCGCACCAAGCCCGCTTCAGTCACCGGGCTTACTGACGGCTCGATCAAAACTCGCCCCGGCACCCTGGCCGGAGCGATGCGAAACTTCCTCAACTCGCCGGTCTGGCGGGCGGCTCCACAACCTTGCGGTAGACAT
The genomic region above belongs to Mesorhizobium sp. B4-1-4 and contains:
- a CDS encoding aminoacyl-tRNA deacylase; amino-acid sequence: MTIAARLKNFIDQKGISYDTVAHHRTSTSRQAAIAAHIPGSIMAKSVVVHHELGYALAVVPSTHRIELGTLQDVMDKRLGLASEDEVISLFGDCDTGAIPPIGAAYDVPVIVDESLGDAADIYFEGGDHRTLVHVSGKDFRNLTMGAHQARFSHRAY